Within the Acidobacteriota bacterium genome, the region GCGCCGCGGTCGCACTCCCAATCCTCCGCAAGGATTTCATCATCGACGAGTACCAGTTGCTGGAGGCGAGAGCCGCCGGCGCCGACGCGGTCTTGCTGATTGTCGCGGCGTGCGTGCCCTCCGAGCTGACCGCATTGGTCGAAGCCGCCCGGACGATGGGGCTGGCTGCACTGGTCGAGGCCCACACAGCCGACGAGATCCGCCAGGGCATCGATGCGGGCGCGACCATCATCGGCGTCAATAGCCGAAACCTGAATACGCTGGCCGTGGATCTCGGAGCCTGCGACGCGTTGGTCGGCGAGATTCCGCCCGGGTGTGTCGCCGTCGCCGAGAGCGGCATCCGATCACTCGAGGATGTGCGTCATCTCCACGCGATTGGCTACCAGGCCGTGCTGATTGGCGAGTGGCTGATGTCGGCGGGCGATCCCTGTTCGACGCTCCAAACGGTTGTTGGGATGGCTGGCGCGGCCACGCTGGAGCGTGGCGATCCGTGCGCCTGTAAGTGTGCCATGACCCGAGAGGTGCAAGTCCTCTCCAGGCAAACGCTCTCCGGCCTGAAGCCGACGATTACTGCGCCGCCGCGAGGCGGGGTGGGGAGCTATCGGA harbors:
- the trpC gene encoding indole-3-glycerol phosphate synthase TrpC; the protein is MAASRRIVATRRASESATALASRAAQREPRGVAFREAVARTGRINVIAECKRRSPARGVLRRDYKPGDIARAYEEGGASAVSVLTEPTFFDGSLTHLEEVRAAVALPILRKDFIIDEYQLLEARAAGADAVLLIVAACVPSELTALVEAARTMGLAALVEAHTADEIRQGIDAGATIIGVNSRNLNTLAVDLGACDALVGEIPPGCVAVAESGIRSLEDVRHLHAIGYQAVLIGEWLMSAGDPCSTLQTVVGMAGAATLERGDPCACKCAMTREVQVLSRQTLSGLKPTITAPPRGGVGSYR